From one Alicyclobacillus acidocaldarius subsp. acidocaldarius Tc-4-1 genomic stretch:
- a CDS encoding daunorubicin/doxorubicin resistance ABC transporter ATP-binding protein DrrA yields the protein MSLMVTQAQTSAAAQRTSVAIEAVDLVKAFGPHRAVDGISLSVQAGTVYGLLGPNGAGKTTTVRMLATLIRPDAGQARIFGHDVVKDAHRVRQLIGVTGQYASVDETLTAAENLVLFARLLGQSRREARATAERLLEQFGLTEARNRPLKHFSGGMRRRLDLAASLIATPPLIFLDEPTTGLDPRTRAQMWDTIRQLVREGTTVLLTTQYLDEADQLANRIAVIDRGRVIAEGTPDELKSSVGRSSLHLTFANPEDVPRARAIVEAALGAQATPSPEGRRIIAPVADTSVVPDLLVALKAAGIDITELGLQKPTLDEVFLALTGHEAETADEGESA from the coding sequence ATGTCCCTGATGGTTACACAAGCCCAGACCTCGGCCGCCGCACAGCGAACCTCCGTCGCCATCGAAGCGGTCGATCTCGTCAAGGCCTTTGGCCCCCATCGCGCCGTCGACGGCATCAGCCTGTCCGTGCAGGCCGGCACGGTGTACGGCCTGCTCGGCCCCAATGGCGCCGGCAAGACCACCACCGTGCGCATGCTCGCGACGCTCATCCGCCCAGACGCAGGCCAGGCGCGCATCTTCGGCCACGACGTCGTGAAGGACGCGCACCGCGTGCGCCAGCTCATCGGCGTGACTGGTCAGTACGCCTCCGTCGACGAGACGCTCACCGCCGCGGAAAACCTGGTGCTCTTCGCGCGCCTCCTCGGACAGAGCCGCCGCGAGGCGCGAGCGACGGCAGAGCGCCTGCTCGAGCAGTTCGGCCTCACCGAGGCGCGCAATCGCCCGCTGAAGCACTTTTCCGGCGGCATGCGGCGCCGCCTGGATCTCGCGGCCAGCCTCATCGCCACGCCGCCGCTCATCTTCCTCGACGAACCCACCACCGGGCTCGATCCGCGCACGCGCGCCCAGATGTGGGACACCATCCGCCAGCTCGTGCGCGAAGGCACAACCGTGCTCCTGACCACGCAATATTTAGATGAGGCGGACCAGCTGGCGAACCGAATCGCCGTGATCGATCGCGGCCGCGTGATTGCGGAAGGCACGCCGGACGAGCTGAAGTCGTCGGTGGGCCGGTCGTCCCTGCACCTCACCTTCGCCAACCCGGAGGATGTGCCGCGGGCTCGCGCCATCGTGGAAGCGGCGCTTGGCGCGCAGGCCACGCCATCGCCCGAGGGGCGCCGGATCATCGCGCCCGTGGCCGACACGAGCGTCGTGCCGGATCTGCTCGTGGCGCTGAAGGCGGCCGGCATCGACATCACCGAACTCGGCTTGCAAAAGCCGACGCTGGACGAGGTGTTCCTCGCCCTCACCGGCCACGAGGCCGAAACCGCCGACGAAGGAGAGAGTGCCTGA
- a CDS encoding aldo/keto reductase: protein MEYVKLGRTGLEVSRICLGCMGFGKPGTWHHPWVLDEADARPIIHRALDLGINFFDTANVYSIGTSEEIVGKILKEAVPRDQVVIATKVFFPLREGPNAGGLSRKAIMEAIDQSLKRLGTDYVDLYQIHRWDHQTPIEETLEALHDLVKAGKVRYIGASAMYAWQFMKALAVADRRELTRFVSMQNHYTLIYREEEREMMPLCREEGIGVIPYSPLAGGRLARRPSETTRRSETDEVQRAKYDRMASVDQAILDRVGELAERHGVPRAQIALAWLLHKPGVTAPIVGATKMHHLEDAVAAIDVKLSDDEMRYLEEPYVPHPVVGALDAPAR, encoded by the coding sequence ATGGAATACGTCAAACTCGGCCGAACTGGCCTTGAGGTCTCTCGCATCTGCCTCGGCTGCATGGGCTTTGGCAAGCCCGGCACCTGGCACCATCCCTGGGTGCTCGACGAGGCGGACGCGCGGCCCATCATCCACCGCGCGCTCGATCTCGGCATCAACTTCTTCGACACGGCGAACGTCTACTCCATCGGCACGAGCGAGGAAATCGTCGGCAAGATCCTCAAGGAAGCGGTGCCGAGGGATCAGGTCGTGATCGCCACCAAAGTGTTTTTCCCGCTCCGCGAAGGGCCGAACGCCGGCGGCCTGTCGCGCAAGGCTATCATGGAGGCCATCGACCAAAGCCTGAAGCGGCTCGGCACGGACTACGTGGATTTGTACCAGATCCACCGCTGGGACCACCAGACGCCCATCGAGGAGACGCTCGAGGCCCTGCACGATCTCGTCAAGGCTGGCAAGGTCCGCTACATCGGCGCGTCGGCCATGTACGCGTGGCAGTTCATGAAGGCGCTGGCCGTGGCGGATCGGCGCGAGCTCACCCGGTTCGTCTCCATGCAGAACCACTACACCCTCATCTACCGCGAGGAGGAGCGCGAGATGATGCCGCTCTGCCGCGAGGAGGGCATCGGCGTCATCCCCTACAGCCCGCTCGCAGGTGGCCGTCTGGCGCGGAGGCCGTCTGAGACGACGCGTCGATCCGAGACCGACGAGGTGCAGCGCGCCAAGTACGACCGCATGGCATCGGTCGATCAGGCCATTTTGGATCGCGTCGGCGAGCTCGCGGAGCGCCACGGCGTTCCGCGCGCCCAGATTGCGCTGGCCTGGCTCCTGCACAAGCCGGGCGTCACCGCCCCGATTGTCGGGGCCACCAAGATGCACCACCTCGAGGACGCGGTGGCCGCCATCGACGTCAAGCTCTCGGACGACGAGATGCGCTACTTGGAAGAACCGTACGTGCCGCATCCGGTGGTCGGCGCGCTCGACGCACCCGCGCGCTGA
- a CDS encoding aldo/keto reductase, which yields MEYVTLNNGVRMPMLGFGTYQITDLDLCERSVLHAIRVDYRLIDTAASYQNEQAVGEAIRKSGVPREELFVTTKLWVEHAGYESTLAAFQRSLDRLQLDYVDLYLIHQPFGDVYGAWRAMQELYKAGKIRAIGVSNFAPDRLIDLIMHHEITPAVNQVETHPFCQQIEAHKIMQAYGVQIESWGPFAEGRNGLFENPVLAEIGKRHGKSVAQVVLRWLIQRGVVVIPKSVRPERIQENFNVFDFELSAEEMDKIRALDTGKSLFFSHTDPEIVKWMCSRHLDV from the coding sequence ATGGAGTATGTGACGTTGAACAACGGCGTTCGCATGCCGATGCTGGGCTTCGGGACGTACCAGATTACGGATTTGGACCTGTGCGAGCGCTCGGTCCTCCACGCCATCCGCGTAGACTATCGCCTGATTGACACCGCGGCATCGTACCAAAACGAACAAGCCGTTGGCGAAGCCATCCGCAAGAGCGGAGTCCCGCGGGAAGAACTCTTTGTCACCACCAAGCTTTGGGTCGAGCACGCGGGCTACGAATCGACGTTGGCGGCCTTTCAGCGATCGCTCGACCGGTTGCAGCTCGACTACGTGGATCTGTATCTGATCCACCAGCCGTTCGGCGACGTGTACGGCGCGTGGCGCGCCATGCAAGAATTGTACAAAGCCGGGAAGATCCGCGCCATCGGCGTGAGCAACTTCGCGCCGGATCGGCTGATCGATCTCATCATGCATCACGAGATCACGCCCGCGGTGAATCAGGTGGAAACGCACCCCTTCTGCCAACAAATTGAGGCTCACAAGATCATGCAGGCGTATGGTGTGCAAATCGAATCTTGGGGCCCGTTTGCGGAGGGGAGAAACGGGTTGTTTGAAAACCCCGTGCTCGCCGAGATCGGCAAGCGGCACGGAAAGTCGGTCGCCCAGGTGGTCCTGCGCTGGCTCATTCAGCGGGGTGTCGTCGTCATCCCCAAGTCCGTTCGCCCCGAGCGCATTCAGGAGAACTTCAACGTGTTCGACTTCGAGCTCTCCGCGGAAGAGATGGACAAAATCCGGGCGCTCGACACGGGCAAGAGCCTGTTTTTCTCCCATACCGACCCCGAGATCGTCAAGTGGATGTGCTCGCGCCACCTGGACGTCTGA